The following DNA comes from Excalfactoria chinensis isolate bCotChi1 chromosome 5, bCotChi1.hap2, whole genome shotgun sequence.
TACTATTACTAAGCAACTGAGGCAAGTTAAATACTAGGAGAAAATATCTCTATAAAAAGAACCTTATGAAGTCCTTAGTAGAGAGACGTCACAGGCTTTCCTTCAGTTTATTCAGTAACTACTGTTCTAAATAACACGACCAAATTAAAGCTTTGCAACATACAGTAGCTGCAAGGGCTAGGCTTGCCCTTTTGAAAACTCCTCTGAAGTTGCTCGTAACTTTCTGCCTACCTTCTTTTTGACTTCCTGCTGCACCAATACTCTGCTGTGTTAAGAGACTCTGGTTATAGAGTGTgggcaatgcagcagcagcgTATTGCTGGATTCCAGAATAAGCCTGCGTCAGGGCTTCCATTGTGCTACCTGTCCCATTTGAAAGACCACCACTGCCAAGTCCTCCATTTAAAGCTGCCATGCCTGTATAAGAAAGAAGTAAAGATGACTGAGTACTGCCATTATGTTGGATCAAATATTTCATTACTCTGCACTACTGTAAAAAAGCaaggagcaggaaaaacaaaattagcaCAGCTTGAGTAATGATAACCTGCTATTCCCCCAGTCCACCACAATACACAGCTTACCTGCTAGAGAGCTAACATTCAGGCCTGCTGTAGCCCCTGCCAGTGTCTGCAATGCTCCAAGAGAAGCCATGGGATTAACAGAGGAGCTGCTACTGGAACTAGGTGAGGAACCTGCTATTAAAATAAGACAATTACTTTCAAACAATACCTTATCATTGTGGTAATTCAGCTTCTCCGTTAAATCACTTCTGCAGGAAAAGTATGGAACAAACCAAGGCAACAGAACAGACTGTCAAAAACACTTCAAACACTTAAAACTTGATTGATCTTGTACCAAAACTCTTTGCGTTTTTAAAACTTCCTACACTGTAACATCTATTTTTTGCAGCAGTAACAATTTAATGACATTTAAGACATCTGAGATTCAATCAATTTATGAGCAACATGTACACTTTGTATCAAAGTGACTAGCAGCAATACCTATTACTACTCCAAGAAGTGACTAAGATTTGCTACAGATTAACATGAATCCTTGAAAAACCACACAAGGTGAAGATGACCAAAAACATGGATATTAGCAACATAAAAGAAAGCACCAGTGAAATTGAACATATGTTTTTCCAATACAGTCAAAGCAGGAACAGCAGACGCCCAGACACATGAAATAATTTTCCACTAAAAATTgtactgcagcagctgggactATGGCCAAGAAAAGGACTGGAACAAAAATCTAAAATACAATCTTATCCCCTACTGACTGCACCACTAACACCTTCAACCACTTTTACCTCAGCAAGTAATGTCTATAGATACAGTCCCTAGCAGACTGATAGCTGAAACGTCCTGCTAAATTCTGTAACAGGTAAGAGTTACAACTGAAAGCTGGTGCTTTAGAGGCACCTTGTTGTCTTTCAAGAGGAATTTATGTCACATCAAATGGGtaacagaagaactgaaattcaGGCATTTTcactttcctcctctctcttttttttttttttttaattctcactGTGCTGTATATATCCATTAAAACTCTGAAAAGAATTGTTCACATCTTTCAAGTGGATTTACACACATTTCATATTAATCATTTTATATAGGTGGCACCACATCTCTGCTGGTGTGAAACATGGAATGTGGTAATCAAACAGAACGCAGCAAACTCATCTTACAAGTGAGGGCAAAAGTGTGCTCATATACTTAACAAAAGCTGCAAAAGAACCCAGGAGCTGTACTCTGTGTGCAGCTGAGTTTTTGTACTGATAAGAGGAAGGGACAAGCTTGCTCTGGGAAAAGCTTTAGACAAACATTCTTAGCATCAAAATGTCCCTAACAATATTTCAAGTTGCTTACtccaaagaaaaggagatgctTTTCATCTTACTATCAGTAACACCTTAaacattgtaaaaaaaaataaatataaaaatacagagaacagGTTACAGTAATTCTCAAGTCAGtagaaaaacagcacagctaTCTGAATAAAAGCCaatattcagaaataatacAGCTGCCTTGATTTTAGAGTATCACTTGTTCTTTGCAGCTCTTCATTGCTAATCTCCATAATTCAAGCAGACACTTTATTTGACAGATGAGAACaccatttcaaaagaaataaaaaagtagtGGCATGGGAATGAAAGAATGAAGCCAAGGCTTGAGAGCAAAGTAAAAGATAGAATGGATCCTTCAAAAAAGGTTGtgattttaaatatattcatcTAAACCACTGCAAAAAgataaacacatttattttggtttagCTGGCTTAACAAACATCCGCTTACGCAAACATAAATGCTTTAAGAGATGAACATTGCTGGAAATAcgaacaagaagaaaatacaacatattTCCTTCATCATGTATATACAAGAATTGTTGCTCAGAGTCAGTGCTCCAGTTGTAATGGTGACTAAAGGCACATAAAATAATAGTACAGCAAGTATACACAGCAATTACAAAACAATACTTCCTAGGTACTGTTCCAGCAATCTGCAGCATTAAGAGCTGTTCAGTTGAGGGCAATGTCTTTGTATTTAATTCATGATTTTCATTCATCAATTACAGTGcattttgaactttttttttttttttaattaaacaccATTGTGTTCTAAGGCTCTGAGTTCTGCCACCTAAACATGCATCgcacaaagaaatcaaagaagTTCAAAACTTCATTTGTTATCCTGCGATTCTTGCGCTGGAACATCTAATGACCAGACTATTTATTCATCTCCCTGTTCATCTATTTCATGCCACTAATGTATGTGTTAGGCTTTTATCATATCCTCCTCCAATATCAGACCTCTATTTTACAGACTCCAGTTGCTATGACAAGGAAAGGAGTTCCATCTCTACTCATACTCcctcttcttctgtttttctagttTTCATATATTATTTTAGATTGGAAAAACAGTCCACAGCAACAGGGATGGAAAACCAATATAAGTTTATATATGTGCTTTAGTCCATTCCTAATTCTTCCTCTTgttgcatttcttccttcttgcttACTACTCAAGTTAAATACTCTTGGATCAATGTCTTGAATTACACCTAGCTAAAACAGCTAACCATAAGCTTACCAACTGAAAAGACTGAGGGTTCTTCAGAAATTTTTAACAGGTAGTAAAGGATAGCAAGAGAAGATAACAAAATTAGGACAACCAGCTTATGACGGTGTGTAAACTCAGGGACTTCCCTGATGCTTTCCAGTAGAGAGCAAGTCTGTTCCAGTTCAGTCATCTAGCATACTTTACACAAACAGTTTTTATCTAAGGCTCCAGCCTCTGTAATCTGGACTACCCATAGGTAGACACAGCAGCAGTACTTTCAGTTCCAAAGGGTAGCTCTGGTAGCTGCCTTATTACAAAGCTGAATGCACAACACTTCTGAGTTCAACCACAGTGACACACAACCTATGTTTAGTCAAAAGATTGTATCACGTAGACTTCCACCTTCTCCAACACACAAAAGATATCAGTGcagataaaagaaaaccaaaaggaaacaCCCCATAATTGCTCTCTGGATTTTTCCACCACTTATGCAATCTGAAGACGATCCGGGAGAGATGGCCAAATAAGCATTAGGTGAACATTTGGATGACAGATGGACAGGAGTCAAGCTGGTAGTCATCTCATCTGTAGTTAGGTTTAAGAGGTTATCACAGTAGATGTTGCCATATGTCCCACACAGACAAGGAAGACATTTACTAACACATGGCACTGAACAGCTATATTCAGAGTTTTTAAGGTCCAGGTACGATCCAGAAAGGATGCGCTGAATGCCGAGTCTAACAGTGCTCTATGAAAATACAGTGTGCATGCACATATAAGTATTAATCAAAAGACAATTCCAAGTTTGGTTTTAAAAGTGATGATAGTTCAGATTGAAGAGCTAGCATGCTTTGTAATTATGAGAAATATGAGACTGAATGCTGTATACATACATCAaggctttcttttccattgaaGTACAGTTTTAAATGTAAAGTGTATACGGAAAAACCCTTAAACTGATTTTGGTTTATAAAAGAATAAACTAATCTATCTGTATAGAATATTAATTCAAATGACACGCCATGATTACTTCATTGTAGATGCACAGGAATTTTTGAATGTGATTGGCCATCAGAAACTTGCttgggctcagcacagctggtgACTGAAATGAGACTGCTGTTCCTCACCCTCAGCTTCTCCACCAGTGTCACTGATCACAGGTACATAGTCCTAAGATGTGTATTTCTAAGGTAGAGAGCTGTAGGATAGCTAGAATACACAGAGGAGTAAGCAATCTCAAATAATCATACAATCATGCATAATTTCAGTTGGAGGGGAACTTTGTGGATCATATAGTCCACCTCAGCTTAAAGCTGGTCTGTTCTCCGAGTTAGGGAGATCTGCCCACAGCCTTTTTCAATGGAATTCTGAATCTCTAAAATGATGGAGATTCCACAGCCCCTCTATAGCACCTGATTCTTTTGCTTGATCACTTTCAtcacaagtttttttttcccttttacagCCAGTCAGAATTTTCTGCTATTGTGTCCActcctcttgttctttttgctttacACCTCTAAGAAGCTGGTTCTGCCTTTTCTAACGTGTACAGCATTTTAACTTCACAACCTGTCAGTCATATTCCCTACTTCAACAGATATAAAAAACCAGTTCCAGTTAGCAGATGACAAAGCAAATGGAAGCTTAGATCTGAACACTAATTAAACTCACAATTCCTGCTCTGCCACTGCACTGCATGAAGAAACATGGGAGAAATTCACAGTCATTTTTACTtccattctttctctttgtcaAAGCAGTAGTAATGGATTGTAAATGTAGTTATTTTAtagcctcagctctgcaggagttttgtttgtgttgAAATACTATAGAATAGGATACCATAACTGGTAGTCAAGATAAATGCTGAGGTTTTACCTTGAAAGACGTCAGACCACAAAGTTTTTATGTATAACAACAGAATGCTCTGAACTGAATTCTCcctcaggaagaaaacagtgcaaaGCACCCACAGTTTAACTCCTGATCAAGTGACACATGGTTTTCTAAACAGCTGCTTCTTACAATCTCTTAGGCTTGCTCCTTAGCATTCCTATGCAATACAAAAAGCCACCTAGGGCAGTTCAGAGAATAACCCCTATGTGCTAGAGATCTGCATATTCTGCTTCTATGAGGCAGCTGTGGTGTTTTCTTCACTAATGCCAGAGAAACATAAAATGGACATTTCTAGTGCATTACTTCATGTTTAAAGCATCTTCTGCCTCCATGTCTGCAGGAACAGGGTACACTTGCTGCAGTATCTGCCTAAATTCACGGCTAAGCAAAGTATGAGATGAGACTCTTGCAAAACGACTGGAAAGAAGTCACCTACCCTTCTGCTTCATGAccatttcaaaactgttttttacaTTAAATTAAACCGGCCatttggaagaagaaacagagcaggtaaaaaaaaagaaaaaaaaaaaaaaaaagcctttgctGGTGGCAAAGATATGTACCCTATGTACCCTAAGCAAATGCCAGTGAATCTGCAGGTAGAACTCATATCTATTGAAGACATTACAGACATCGATTAAAGGTCTCTATCAACACAACAGTGACAGAGATAGACAAAACAGATTACATCCATCCTGAAATGACTCCCAAAGGTAACCCATGTCATAACACACCATGGCACACTATGGCATAGGCAGTCTCTTACCTGAGCTGGTGAGCACACTCAGGGGACTGCTGGAGGAGGTGAGTGCAGCGGTGCCACTTGGTGTATTCTGAGCTGCACTGGCTGCAGCTGCTAACGCAGCTAGGTTCTGTAACTGCATCGCATTCAGTCCTGCAACACATCGAAGAATGTACAGTTTCCCCTACAATAGTCACCATCATACAAGCCTAAGATCCACCACCCTCAGTGCATCATAATAGGGTAGGCAATAATGGGAAGGAGCTTAAGAACATCAGACTTCAGTACTAGTTACTGATTTATTCAACCCTATGATTCTTTGTTACaactaaaaagaaatatattttgtacATATCAATATTCTCCTTAAAAGACCATGATCTCAGATGCAGATTCCAGTGCACGGACATTTTCAAGCAGTGTTACGTAGTCCAGTCATAAAAGCATAGATTTTAACTGCTACAGAGAGTTAAGTTGGGGTTTGATCGAACAGATCTGCAAGCCAGAGAACTTGTCTAGACATCAGGCTAATAATCTTATCTTAAATCCCTCTACTCTCTTTACATGGGAACAGCAACAACTGCAGAATTCTTGTAAGATCTATATAACACAGTGGCCAACGTCATACCTTTAACCTGTCATCAGCTGAACATCAACTTGCTTTGTCTGGCCTCCTTGGTAGCCAAGAAGCAGCAGTCAACTGTGAGACAAGGTTAAGTGGCAACTCCTAACCACAAGATCAACCACTTTATGCACAGACTAGTCATCCAGTCAAACAAAGTggtaaagaaaatagaaaacattaagAATGTTGTGGGTAATAAGCCAGGAACACTCAAGTGAGAGGAAGATGCCTTGATGAacttttttcagtcatttacATATCTGACTCACCTTCAGTTTGAGTTATAATTTTTGAACTGAACGATCCAGTCAGTATTGACATTAACTTGCCATCTGTCTTGTCACCATTTATCGTTCATAATGATCCTGTTCTAAAGACTCCTGCATTTTAGCCAGGTTAGCTAGCTCaattcttccatttcttcatcttccctTTCACATCTCCACATTTGTTTATCCtaacatatttttcatcttttcacgTGACTTTGTTGATGTGGTTCCTTGTCTTTTGGATGCTTATTACGTACTTGGTGACAAAGCACATACGTCAAAATCTCAGCTTTGCAAATAAGGATGCAAACAGACAACATAAGGATGTGAATGGCAATGCAGAATAAATTGTTCATCTTCTTAGTGGCTTATTCTACCtttagccttttatttttttaaactatatttGTTTTAACTTTCTGATTGGGTCCGTATCTTTAATTGCATTTAGTGCTCAAAACAAGAGGATCTTGACTTTGTTTATATTCTCTAAGATGCAATTCTAACAAAAATATTAAGTTAAAACCTAAGTTATGTTGTCACTGTTACGGTGCTACAGAGGGTTAAAATTGCAAGTGCCAGAGTTAGTGAAGAACAGAGCAGCTTGCTTCCTTTCTGAAGCAGTTTGGCATGTACACACCACACCTGCTCTCCTGTCATcacattgtttttccttctgctttccaatAGGGTCAAGATTAAATTTTGTCTATAAAGCCCAATGCAGACTGGAATCTAATTACCTGCTAATTTTTCTATCAATTTCAAGAAACGTAATCAAGATATTAATGgagttttgaaaataaaattctccCTGCGTAGAACTACAGACTTGGAAAATTCAGAACACCATGCAACATGCTACTTATTTGCCTGGATTCTGTTTTTAAGGTGTTTTTTATGTGGTGAAGACAAAATTACCCTGAAAACTTCACATTCAATTTCATCTAGCTAGGCCTCCATAGCAGCCCCATGGTAACAACATGAACTGCTTTTAGTTTTGCCTTCATACGTAAGCAAGAGGGAAAAGCTGGCATCATGCTCGTAACAAAATCTGTACACATCACCATCACAAAGCTTATGGGAGTACAACACAAGTCAGATGTACACCGAGATGTTTCTTTCTTAACTGCTCGTGGTCAGTGTTTGCACAGACAGGTCATAGCCTATTGCTAATTACCAAACAACTGAAgccattttaaaagctttaaatgTTCAGTACTAAAACTATGtggtgctgtttttctttttttcctgccagaaAAAGCATTCAGAGAATGCGGTAAACGGAGTTACTAACAGGGGTTTTATTATTCTGAACCTGATGAGGGTGGAAGGGAAAATTAATTTGCTGCCCAATATCAGAAACTTTAACAATATTTCCATAACTCTGGAAGAAAGAAGTTAAAGCTACTTCAAATATGCTCACTTATAAAACACACATCTGTACTTGGTGAAAATTCTGACCAGCAGTTTATAGCTAGGAATCTGGCTCTTATCTATTAAATTAGCATTTCTGCATCATAGGAACACTGTAATCAACTAactcacacagaaaataaagaaacagaatgaaggTCTTGCTTAAAGCACTATCAACACTGCATTTGCAACTCTGAagtacttaaaaacaaagaatttaaaACAGGAGACCTAAGAAGTTCATTGTAACTGAAACACATGCACTagtgcttattttaaaatacagtgctTTAAATATGCATCTGTTTcgatgaaaataaatgcatacagctttatttatttatttgtattcatAAGAGATTATAATTTCAAATGCCAGAGGTaaggaagatgaaaagcatACCACAGCTCATGGTCAGGACAATGATTAACTAAGATTAAGAGGGAACTTCCACACCCATAGCAGAGGATTCCTATTATTCCGCAGGATCAGTAAACTCAATAGTACTTATTACAATACAATACATCTACAGACTTCTGGCTACTTTCTCTACCCCCTCGTCTTTGCTTTGGTACCAAATTTATCTTCCAGTGAAAAAACTCACCTCCCATTGGGTGGAGGCTGCTCAACGTGTTCAGGTTCCCAgatgaggctgctgctgtttgctgaaggagctgcaaaTAAAGCTAGACAttacaccaaaaaacaaaacaagagtgAGAGTGAGGGCTGGCTCCGCTTCTGGGAGAAACTGCACCACACCACAGCCAGAGTGCCGTCACAAAGGGAATTCCCACTGCTCACACACCACATCGTAGCAAAGAGCATAAAAAATTCCTCTTACAAAGCACAGCCAGAACACAACCATGGTGAAAATCAGCGTTGCCCATGCATTATGTCACAGCCAAAGCAATAGCACAATGCTTTTCACGCTCAGCACAGTCAATGTACTAGCTGAAGTGAACTGCCTGTCTAATGCACAGACAAATCAGTACTGAGACTCAGTAACAAGCTCCTTTTCAAAGTACCTCAGGCAGGACTGCCACCTGTAAGGATATACTACCTCACATCAGACTTTACAGCTAACATCAGGCCCACACAGGACAAATGGCATGCCAAAATCAAAGAGCCACTGTGAGAGGGGATCTCTTTCACATTCCTTATGCACAGCACCCATTAAAAAAATTTCAAGTCCTAGCTAGGAAGCTACTTAGGAAGATTTCCTATTCCTTTCTCCATTACCTATGTACTGCTTAAAAAAACCATAATCTACCAACTTCAGGAGTAGTTAGAGAACGTCTCCACTTCAATAGTACACCATGTCAAGAATGAGatgaagttttccttttctgctcccCAGATCTTAATATTGCATGAAAACAGTTCTCATAACTACTCTAACAACCCACAGCACATAAGTTTATGAAAAATTCACCCTTCAAGTACCCAGTAAAACTGAAACCAGTGACAAACAGCAGACTGCACTCTGTTGTATCACTGCCGCAAGGGAGAGAACAGTTTCTCTCTATTTGctggtgggtttgttttttttttaattgtgcaCTGAGCTGCTTGATTCTTCCACCTGATCAGCTTTTCTATTTGCACAGCACCAAGCACTATTCTATGTTTCACCAGGATAGGATGAGAGAAATAAATGCTCAATGAGGAACAATGGAAGAATACAATAATTATGTCATCATCATGTCACAAAAGACATGAAAGAATATTTAGATGGATAAACACAGTGCCCATAAGATATGAGGAAAATCTTTCCTATGCAAAGTCATTCTACAcacaataagaaaacaaaaagtttcaGTGCTTACTACTTCAGAAACTGGGGGTGAAATATTCACTTAAATGCATCCTGACTAGCTGTTAGGAAATGACAATTTCCTTGTAATCCAGATTACTCATCCACCAAATGGGGGAGATAAGAGCTCTACTCCTGTCTATAAGGAGCCTTCAGAATCCATCAAACACCAAAACACAATCAGACACCAAGCtacaaagagatgaaaagaaacCAGGTCAGAAACTCACTGCTAAGTATTGCGGTCCAAGCGTGTTGAGCCCAGCCAGGTTTCCCCATACAGAGGCAGCACTGATCTGCTGCATTTGTTGCTGGAGTTGCTGAGCAATTCGTTTCTGCTCTTTGTCCTTCTGCGTGTCTGCAAATTTTACCACAATGGGAGAAGAGCAACCCTGCAAATAGCAATTGAAACAATTACATACTTGCCATCACAAAACTACTGTATTAAGACCCAGCCATTGGAAACATTTCTGATACCCTCCCCGAACATATGTAATCAAACAATGCATTTAACATCCAATTGctttttattctatttcatattttgttattttctctgcagGTGAGGTTTCTTGAGTCTTTAAAGTAtaagcaaacacaaaagccCAGGAGTAGTATTTATGTACTTATCTTCTCTAGTCCCCCAGACTCCACAGTGACTGCCTGACAAATTGCATTCTCTCTAGACATTCACTAACTTGTCTTACCTCCATGGTTTGTGCTTGGTGCATTGCTTTGATTGCTGTTTGCGCCATGGCTCTTGTTGTAAAAGTCACAAATGCACAACCTGGGGAAAGAATACAAAAGGAACCAGGTCATTCACTATATACACATTTctaggagaaagaaaggaatgaaaatgcCTATTGGAAAAATCATAGAAATAGCTGAAATGCCACCCTGAGGTGCCAAGAGCAGCATCCAGCAGAGAACAGTCAGACAGTCTCTTGCTTACCTCGGCTCAGCCCATCTGGGCCCCGTAATATCCTGCATTCTTCAATCTGCCCAAAGGGGGAGAACATCA
Coding sequences within:
- the CELF1 gene encoding CUGBP Elav-like family member 1 isoform X7: MNGTLDHPDQPDLDAIKMFVGQVPRSWCEKDLRELFEQYGAVYEINVLRDRSQNPPQSKGCCFVTFYTRKAALEAQNALHNMKILPGMHHPIQMKPADSEKNNVEDRKLFIGMISKKCNENDIRVMFSPFGQIEECRILRGPDGLSRGCAFVTFTTRAMAQTAIKAMHQAQTMEGCSSPIVVKFADTQKDKEQKRIAQQLQQQMQQISAASVWGNLAGLNTLGPQYLALLQQTAAASSGNLNTLSSLHPMGGLNAMQLQNLAALAAAASAAQNTPSGTAALTSSSSPLSVLTSSAGSSPSSSSSSSVNPMASLGALQTLAGATAGLNVSSLAGMAALNGGLGSGGLSNGTGSTMEALTQAYSGIQQYAAAALPTLYNQSLLTQQSIGAAGSQKEGPEGANLFIYHLPQEFGDQDLLQMFMPFGNVVSAKVFIDKQTNLSKCFGFVSYDNPVSAQAAIQSMNGFQIGMKRLKVQLKRSKNDSKPY
- the CELF1 gene encoding CUGBP Elav-like family member 1 isoform X8; this encodes MNGTLDHPDQPDLDAIKMFVGQVPRSWCEKDLRELFEQYGAVYEINVLRDRSQNPPQSKGCCFVTFYTRKAALEAQNALHNMKILPGMHHPIQMKPADSEKNNVEDRKLFIGMISKKCNENDIRVMFSPFGQIEECRILRGPDGLSRGCAFVTFTTRAMAQTAIKAMHQAQTMEGCSSPIVVKFADTQKDKEQKRIAQQLQQQMQQISAASVWGNLAGLNTLGPQYLALLQQTAAASSGNLNTLSSLHPMGGLNAMQLQNLAALAAAASAAQNTPSGTAALTSSSSPLSVLTSSGSSPSSSSSSSVNPMASLGALQTLAGATAGLNVSSLAGMAALNGGLGSGGLSNGTGSTMEALTQAYSGIQQYAAAALPTLYNQSLLTQQSIGAAGSQKEGPEGANLFIYHLPQEFGDQDLLQMFMPFGNVVSAKVFIDKQTNLSKCFGFVSYDNPVSAQAAIQSMNGFQIGMKRLKVQLKRSKNDSKPY
- the CELF1 gene encoding CUGBP Elav-like family member 1 isoform X1; this translates as MNGTLDHPDQPDLDAIKMFVGQVPRSWCEKDLRELFEQYGAVYEINVLRDRSQNPPQSKGCCFVTFYTRKAALEAQNALHNMKILPGMHHPIQMKPADSEKNNAVEDRKLFIGMISKKCNENDIRVMFSPFGQIEECRILRGPDGLSRGCAFVTFTTRAMAQTAIKAMHQAQTMEGCSSPIVVKFADTQKDKEQKRIAQQLQQQMQQISAASVWGNLAGLNTLGPQYLALYLQLLQQTAAASSGNLNTLSSLHPMGGLNAMQLQNLAALAAAASAAQNTPSGTAALTSSSSPLSVLTSSAGSSPSSSSSSSVNPMASLGALQTLAGATAGLNVSSLAGMAALNGGLGSGGLSNGTGSTMEALTQAYSGIQQYAAAALPTLYNQSLLTQQSIGAAGSQKEGPEGANLFIYHLPQEFGDQDLLQMFMPFGNVVSAKVFIDKQTNLSKCFGFVSYDNPVSAQAAIQSMNGFQIGMKRLKVQLKRSKNDSKPY
- the CELF1 gene encoding CUGBP Elav-like family member 1 isoform X4, whose protein sequence is MNGTLDHPDQPDLDAIKMFVGQVPRSWCEKDLRELFEQYGAVYEINVLRDRSQNPPQSKGCCFVTFYTRKAALEAQNALHNMKILPGMHHPIQMKPADSEKNNVEDRKLFIGMISKKCNENDIRVMFSPFGQIEECRILRGPDGLSRGCAFVTFTTRAMAQTAIKAMHQAQTMEGCSSPIVVKFADTQKDKEQKRIAQQLQQQMQQISAASVWGNLAGLNTLGPQYLALYLQLLQQTAAASSGNLNTLSSLHPMGGLNAMQLQNLAALAAAASAAQNTPSGTAALTSSSSPLSVLTSSGSSPSSSSSSSVNPMASLGALQTLAGATAGLNVSSLAGMAALNGGLGSGGLSNGTGSTMEALTQAYSGIQQYAAAALPTLYNQSLLTQQSIGAAGSQKEGPEGANLFIYHLPQEFGDQDLLQMFMPFGNVVSAKVFIDKQTNLSKCFGFVSYDNPVSAQAAIQSMNGFQIGMKRLKVQLKRSKNDSKPY
- the CELF1 gene encoding CUGBP Elav-like family member 1 isoform X6; its protein translation is MNGTLDHPDQPDLDAIKMFVGQVPRSWCEKDLRELFEQYGAVYEINVLRDRSQNPPQSKGCCFVTFYTRKAALEAQNALHNMKILPGMHHPIQMKPADSEKNNAVEDRKLFIGMISKKCNENDIRVMFSPFGQIEECRILRGPDGLSRGCAFVTFTTRAMAQTAIKAMHQAQTMEGCSSPIVVKFADTQKDKEQKRIAQQLQQQMQQISAASVWGNLAGLNTLGPQYLALLQQTAAASSGNLNTLSSLHPMGGLNAMQLQNLAALAAAASAAQNTPSGTAALTSSSSPLSVLTSSGSSPSSSSSSSVNPMASLGALQTLAGATAGLNVSSLAGMAALNGGLGSGGLSNGTGSTMEALTQAYSGIQQYAAAALPTLYNQSLLTQQSIGAAGSQKEGPEGANLFIYHLPQEFGDQDLLQMFMPFGNVVSAKVFIDKQTNLSKCFGFVSYDNPVSAQAAIQSMNGFQIGMKRLKVQLKRSKNDSKPY
- the CELF1 gene encoding CUGBP Elav-like family member 1 isoform X2, which gives rise to MNGTLDHPDQPDLDAIKMFVGQVPRSWCEKDLRELFEQYGAVYEINVLRDRSQNPPQSKGCCFVTFYTRKAALEAQNALHNMKILPGMHHPIQMKPADSEKNNAVEDRKLFIGMISKKCNENDIRVMFSPFGQIEECRILRGPDGLSRGCAFVTFTTRAMAQTAIKAMHQAQTMEGCSSPIVVKFADTQKDKEQKRIAQQLQQQMQQISAASVWGNLAGLNTLGPQYLALYLQLLQQTAAASSGNLNTLSSLHPMGGLNAMQLQNLAALAAAASAAQNTPSGTAALTSSSSPLSVLTSSGSSPSSSSSSSVNPMASLGALQTLAGATAGLNVSSLAGMAALNGGLGSGGLSNGTGSTMEALTQAYSGIQQYAAAALPTLYNQSLLTQQSIGAAGSQKEGPEGANLFIYHLPQEFGDQDLLQMFMPFGNVVSAKVFIDKQTNLSKCFGFVSYDNPVSAQAAIQSMNGFQIGMKRLKVQLKRSKNDSKPY
- the CELF1 gene encoding CUGBP Elav-like family member 1 isoform X5; this encodes MNGTLDHPDQPDLDAIKMFVGQVPRSWCEKDLRELFEQYGAVYEINVLRDRSQNPPQSKGCCFVTFYTRKAALEAQNALHNMKILPGMHHPIQMKPADSEKNNAVEDRKLFIGMISKKCNENDIRVMFSPFGQIEECRILRGPDGLSRGCAFVTFTTRAMAQTAIKAMHQAQTMEGCSSPIVVKFADTQKDKEQKRIAQQLQQQMQQISAASVWGNLAGLNTLGPQYLALLQQTAAASSGNLNTLSSLHPMGGLNAMQLQNLAALAAAASAAQNTPSGTAALTSSSSPLSVLTSSAGSSPSSSSSSSVNPMASLGALQTLAGATAGLNVSSLAGMAALNGGLGSGGLSNGTGSTMEALTQAYSGIQQYAAAALPTLYNQSLLTQQSIGAAGSQKEGPEGANLFIYHLPQEFGDQDLLQMFMPFGNVVSAKVFIDKQTNLSKCFGFVSYDNPVSAQAAIQSMNGFQIGMKRLKVQLKRSKNDSKPY
- the CELF1 gene encoding CUGBP Elav-like family member 1 isoform X3 — protein: MNGTLDHPDQPDLDAIKMFVGQVPRSWCEKDLRELFEQYGAVYEINVLRDRSQNPPQSKGCCFVTFYTRKAALEAQNALHNMKILPGMHHPIQMKPADSEKNNVEDRKLFIGMISKKCNENDIRVMFSPFGQIEECRILRGPDGLSRGCAFVTFTTRAMAQTAIKAMHQAQTMEGCSSPIVVKFADTQKDKEQKRIAQQLQQQMQQISAASVWGNLAGLNTLGPQYLALYLQLLQQTAAASSGNLNTLSSLHPMGGLNAMQLQNLAALAAAASAAQNTPSGTAALTSSSSPLSVLTSSAGSSPSSSSSSSVNPMASLGALQTLAGATAGLNVSSLAGMAALNGGLGSGGLSNGTGSTMEALTQAYSGIQQYAAAALPTLYNQSLLTQQSIGAAGSQKEGPEGANLFIYHLPQEFGDQDLLQMFMPFGNVVSAKVFIDKQTNLSKCFGFVSYDNPVSAQAAIQSMNGFQIGMKRLKVQLKRSKNDSKPY